The DNA segment ACTGTCCCCAGGTTGAGTAGAGCTTCCATAATGCACCTCGGAATCAGTTGGGAGAATTTACCGATAGAGACAGCAAGTGACATGCCACGCGTGAATCCCCTTAAACGAAGATCGTGGAGAGCTACGGATTACCCGGCATAGCGAAAAACTGACAGGAAATTCCGGCCGCGCTGGATCTAACTGGACGAACTCGAGTTACCGCTGTTCGGTTTTGGCCTGAGAAAATAATAAAAAAGTGACGAGGTTAGGCCCAACGAAGCTATGGAAGTAAGAGCTAATCCGAGATCGGCGCCGAAGAAGCTGGCGGCCGCGCCCATCACCAACGAGCCGACCGAGCGCATCCCTTGATCCATCACGAACACGCTCATCACTCTGCCCAAGAGCGCGCGGGGCACCTCTACTTGAATGATGAGGCGGCTCACGGTGCGGAAAGCGATTTGTCCTCCGCCGACGAGAGCCAGAAGCATCGCCGACAGCCATAAAGCGCGCGAGAAACAGAAGAGGATCAAAAAAAGGGGAGTGATAACGGTCGTCACCCAGAGCAAGGTTTCTTTCCGCCAGCGCTCGCCTGCGCTCCCCAAAAAAAACAAAGAGACGACGGCACCCAATCCCGGAGCCGCCATCAGAATTCCCAGCCCTTCGGGTCCGGCGTTCAGGATCTCCTTTGCGAATACCGGCAGAAAACGCTGGTAGGTGCCGACGAACACGCTCATTATATATGCCGCTGAGATGCTGCTCAGAATCACCGGCGCCTGCAGGATGTGCTGGAATCCCTCCTTCACTTCACGGAGCAAATTCCCTTCTCCCCGGACGCTTTTTTCCCGCGGCAGCTCGATGAAGAACATGGCCAGGCCGGCAAGGATCAAGATGGTCGAGTAAATGATGAAACAGGCGCCCACGCCGACCCAGACGATCAGCACGCCGCCCAGCGACGGGCCGACGATGCGCGCGAAATTAAACTCGATCGAGAAAAGCGCGACCGCGCTCAGCAGCGCCTGATCCGGGACCAGCTCTCGTATGAGCGATTGCGAGGCGGAAGGGTTGACGCTTCGCACCACGGAGGTGACGAGCTGAAAAACCAGGATGTGCCAGAACTCCAATAGACCGGCGAAATAGAGGGCAATCAAAACAAAGATGGGCAGCGCCGTGAAGAATTGGATCAGAATCAAAAGCCGCAAGCGGTTGTAGCGATCGACCAGCGCGCCGCCGATGGCGCTCAGGATCAGGCGCGGCGCCGCCTCGCAAACTCCGAGTATGCCGAGAGCCAGAGCCGAGCCGGTGATCTCATAGGCGATCCAGTAGAGAGCGACCTCCTCGATGAACTGTCCGGTCGAGGCGGCCAGATCGACCGACAAAAAAATCGCGTAGTTTTTGTAGCGCAGCGGGCGAAAGACGCGAAGCAGCGGGTTGATCCTCCTGAAGCGGTACTCGATGCAGAGGCTCTTTTTATAGCGTGCGATCGCGCTTCGTTACAACCGTTCCACGAGTCTTGAAAAATCCGCCTATGCGGGCTTGACACAAAATCGAAGGAGAGCATAGAAGTAACCGTTCGCGGCAGCTTCGAGTGCGTCAGTCAAAAGGAGGTCGATATGACGCGGAGACAGAGCTTTTTGCTCGCGGCGCTGATCGCGCTGTTGATCGTGACTGCAAAACCCCAGCCTGTTCCTGCGCAGACCCGCGTTTCCGTCGGCGTCACGGAAACGATGGAAACGTTCAACCCCTACGGCGACAGCGTTTCGTTGCTCTATGGCATCTGGTGCCAGGTGATGGGCTGCCTCGGAACGTATGATTTCGACAAGGGCGATTATGCCGGCATGCTCGCCGACCGCTGGGAAGTCAAAGATCCGAACACGTGGATTTTCTATCTACGCAAGGACATCCGCTGGCACGACGGCTCGCCTTTCACGGCCGACGACGTGGTTCACTCCTTCAACCGGGTGAGAAGCGATCCCCAGAGCAAGCAGACGCAGAATATCGCCCCCATCGCCTCGGCATCCGCGGTGGATAAATACACCGTGCGTTTTACGACCAAGAAACCGACCGCCCCGTTGCTCGAATATCTTTTCGACCGTCTCATCATCACCAACAAGGCGATTTACGAGAAACACGGCGCCGAGGCCGACCGCAAATTTCCCATCGGCGCCGGCCCTTACAAGTTCAAGGAGCTCATCCCCGGCCAGCGCTTCGTGATCACGAAGAATTTGGACTATCCGGGAATGAAAAATCTCAAGCAGGCGCCGGATGAGATCGTCTATCGGGTGATGCGCGAGGACGAGCAAAGGGTGACGGCGCTGCTCAACGGCGAGATCCAGATCGCGCAGTTCATTCCTCCCCACCTACGCAAGCGGGTCGAGAGCGATTCGAACGCCAAGGCGACGACGGTGGACGCCGTCGAGATCATGTTCCTCGCGATGCAGCCCAAGCCGCCGTTCGACAAGAAAGAAGTGCGGCAGGCGGTGTGCCACGCCATCGACCGGGATCGAATCATCAACACTCTGCTCCAGGGGCTCGCCGCCCGCCTCGACGGCCCGATCGGTCCGGGTCAGTACGGCTACGATCCGAATCTAAAACCCAAGTACGATTACAACCCGGAGAAAGCGCGCAAGCTCCTGGCCCAGGCCGGTTATCCCAACGGCGTCGACGTGGAATTGCAGACTCCGGTGGGGCGCTACACTCTGGATAAGCAGATCAACGAGGCGATCGCACAGATGCTCAACGCCGCGGGCTTCCGCGCCAAGCTCCTCACACCCGAATGGGCGACGCTCTGGGCCAACGTCCAGGCCGGCAAGACCCCCTTCTATTACATGGGCCGGGGATCGATCGTCGATCCGAGCGTGGCCCTGTCCCAATATTTCGAAACCGGCGGCTCGCCGCGGATCGGCTACTCGAATCCTAAGTTCGACGCGCTGCTCGCCACCGAGCGCCAGACGTTTGAACCGGCGAAGCGGAGAAAAGTCCTCTCGGAAGCGATGAGTCTCTTGACCGACGACGCCCCGGCCTGCTTCATGTGGCGCCACAAGATGATCTATGGAATGGCGAAACAGATCGATTATAAACCGACGCCCAGCGGCCGGATCTTCGGCGAAGATATCCGCGTCCTGAGATAGAGAGCGACGCGCGCGCTTGTCCGGCGCTCGAAGCGAGCCGCGCGGAAAATAAAAAGGAGACGCGGTGACGCTCTATCTGCTCCAACGTCTTTTCGGCACGCTCCCCGTTCTGCTTTTGATCACGCTTCTCGTCTTCGTTTTGCTGCACGTGGCGCCCGGCGACCCGGTGACGATGCTCCTCGGCCAGGACACGACGGCCGCCGACCTCGCGGAAGCGAAGAAACGCTGGGGGCTCGACCAGCCGGTGCACGTCCAGTACGTGAAGTTCGTCCTCTCCGCCGCCGCCGGCGACCTCGGCAAATCTTTTCGCTTTTCGGCTCCGGTCAGGGAGGTGATCGCGCAGAGGCTGCCGGCCACGATCGAGCTGGCGATTTTTTCGATCCTCATCGCGGTCGCCTTGGCCGTGCCGCTCGGAGTTTGGTCCGGCAGCCGGCCCAACTCGTGGATCGACAATCTCGGCACGAGCTTCGGCCTCTTCGGCATCAGCATGCCCAACTTCTGGCTCGGGATCATGCTGATTCTTCTGTTCGCGGGGACTTTCCACGTGCTTCCCTCCGCCGGCCGCAGCACCTACGGCGTCGCGGGCCCGTCGCAGACGGGATTTTATTTTCTCGACAGCCTGCTGCAGAGAAACTGGCCGGCGCTGAAGGACGCCCTTCTCCACGTCGCGCTGCCCGCGGTCGCGCTCGGGACCAACATGATAGGAATTCTGATGCGGGTCACGCGCTCGTCGGTGCTGGAAACGACGAGCGAAGAGTACGTCGTCACCGCCCGGGCAAAGGGGCTTGGAGAGCAGAGCGTTTTGTGGCGCCACGTCTTCAGCAACGCGCTCGTGCCGATCGTCACGGTCGTGGGACTGGAGGTGGGAACGCTGCTCAGCGGTTCGATTATCGTGGAGACGGTCTTTGCCTGGCCGGGGATCGGCAGCTTGCTGATCACCGGCGTTTCGGCGCGAGACTACCCGTTGGTCACGGGACTCGTGCTCATGTACACGCTCGCTTTCGTGACGATCAATCTCATCATCGACGCGCTTTATGCCTTCATCGATCCAAGAATCCGCTACTGACGCCGCGGTCTTTCCCCGCGTCCGCCAGGTCTCATGGACCAGCATCCGCGCCTGGATGCACGCCAAGTTCATCGCCGGCGGTTTGATCGTATGCGTGCTCATCGTCGTCGGCGTTTTGAGTCCCTGGCTCGCTCCCCACGATCCGAGCCTCCAGGCGCTCGAAGCCGCGCTCAAAGCGCCGCAATGGTTCGGCGGCGAGTACTTCCTCGGCACCGACAGTCTCGGCCGCGACATCTTGAGCCGGATCATTTACGGCGCGCGCGTTTCTTTGGTCGTCGCTTTCGCCGTCGTCACGATCTCCGGCATCGTCGGCGTGGCGCTGGGCGCGATCTCGGGTTATTTCGGCGGCAAGATCGATTTCACCATCCAGAAGGCGGTCGAAGTCGTCTGGGCCTTTCCGCCGCTTTTGCTGGCGATCACGATCCTCGCGTTTCTCGGCCAGGGCCTCTTCAATCTGATCATGGCGCTCGTCGCCCAGCGATGGATTCAGTATTGCCGCGTCGTGCGCGGCCAGGCGCTGTCGCTAAGGGGCCGCGACTTCGTCGTCGCAACCCGCGCGCTCGGCGCCAGCGACCCACGCATCATCCGGCGCCACATTCTTCCCAACCTCATCCAGATCTCGCTCGTCATCGGCACCTTCTCCATGGCCTCGGCCATCATCTCGGAGGCGAGCCTCAGTTTTCTCGGCCTCGGAGTTCCGCCGGAGATTCCCACCTGGGGCACGATGCTCGCAGACAGCCGCAGCTACATCAGCACCGCATGGTGGCTGGCGCTGTTTCCCGGCCTGTGCATATTCCTGACCGTGCTCGGCATCAACCTGCTCGGCGACGCGATCAGAGATCTGCTCGACCCGCGGCTCAAGCGCACGGTTAAAGGTTAGTCGCCGGTGCGCTTCACGCTTTCATTCGAATTCCGCGTTGTACTCAGGTACATTAGCATTCATGCGTCGAACGAAAATCGTCTGCACCATCGGACCCGCCAGCCAATCCGAGAAAATATTAACCGGACTGATTCAGGCGGGGATGGACGTCGCGCGGCTGAACTTCAGTCACGGCGATCACGCCTTTCACCTGACGACCATCAGGAGAATCCGCCGCATCTCCCGCCGGCTCGGGCGGCCCGTCGCCATTCTGCAGGATCTCCAGGGTCCGAAGATTCGCATCGGCGCGATCGAGGGCGACCGGGCGCGGCTGCAAACCGGCCGCCGCTTCACGCTCACGACGCGAAAAAT comes from the Candidatus Binatia bacterium genome and includes:
- a CDS encoding ABC transporter substrate-binding protein translates to MTRRQSFLLAALIALLIVTAKPQPVPAQTRVSVGVTETMETFNPYGDSVSLLYGIWCQVMGCLGTYDFDKGDYAGMLADRWEVKDPNTWIFYLRKDIRWHDGSPFTADDVVHSFNRVRSDPQSKQTQNIAPIASASAVDKYTVRFTTKKPTAPLLEYLFDRLIITNKAIYEKHGAEADRKFPIGAGPYKFKELIPGQRFVITKNLDYPGMKNLKQAPDEIVYRVMREDEQRVTALLNGEIQIAQFIPPHLRKRVESDSNAKATTVDAVEIMFLAMQPKPPFDKKEVRQAVCHAIDRDRIINTLLQGLAARLDGPIGPGQYGYDPNLKPKYDYNPEKARKLLAQAGYPNGVDVELQTPVGRYTLDKQINEAIAQMLNAAGFRAKLLTPEWATLWANVQAGKTPFYYMGRGSIVDPSVALSQYFETGGSPRIGYSNPKFDALLATERQTFEPAKRRKVLSEAMSLLTDDAPACFMWRHKMIYGMAKQIDYKPTPSGRIFGEDIRVLR
- a CDS encoding ABC transporter permease, with product MPSSIQESATDAAVFPRVRQVSWTSIRAWMHAKFIAGGLIVCVLIVVGVLSPWLAPHDPSLQALEAALKAPQWFGGEYFLGTDSLGRDILSRIIYGARVSLVVAFAVVTISGIVGVALGAISGYFGGKIDFTIQKAVEVVWAFPPLLLAITILAFLGQGLFNLIMALVAQRWIQYCRVVRGQALSLRGRDFVVATRALGASDPRIIRRHILPNLIQISLVIGTFSMASAIISEASLSFLGLGVPPEIPTWGTMLADSRSYISTAWWLALFPGLCIFLTVLGINLLGDAIRDLLDPRLKRTVKG
- a CDS encoding MFS transporter, with product MARYKKSLCIEYRFRRINPLLRVFRPLRYKNYAIFLSVDLAASTGQFIEEVALYWIAYEITGSALALGILGVCEAAPRLILSAIGGALVDRYNRLRLLILIQFFTALPIFVLIALYFAGLLEFWHILVFQLVTSVVRSVNPSASQSLIRELVPDQALLSAVALFSIEFNFARIVGPSLGGVLIVWVGVGACFIIYSTILILAGLAMFFIELPREKSVRGEGNLLREVKEGFQHILQAPVILSSISAAYIMSVFVGTYQRFLPVFAKEILNAGPEGLGILMAAPGLGAVVSLFFLGSAGERWRKETLLWVTTVITPLFLILFCFSRALWLSAMLLALVGGGQIAFRTVSRLIIQVEVPRALLGRVMSVFVMDQGMRSVGSLVMGAAASFFGADLGLALTSIASLGLTSSLFYYFLRPKPNSGNSSSSS
- a CDS encoding ABC transporter permease, which encodes MTLYLLQRLFGTLPVLLLITLLVFVLLHVAPGDPVTMLLGQDTTAADLAEAKKRWGLDQPVHVQYVKFVLSAAAGDLGKSFRFSAPVREVIAQRLPATIELAIFSILIAVALAVPLGVWSGSRPNSWIDNLGTSFGLFGISMPNFWLGIMLILLFAGTFHVLPSAGRSTYGVAGPSQTGFYFLDSLLQRNWPALKDALLHVALPAVALGTNMIGILMRVTRSSVLETTSEEYVVTARAKGLGEQSVLWRHVFSNALVPIVTVVGLEVGTLLSGSIIVETVFAWPGIGSLLITGVSARDYPLVTGLVLMYTLAFVTINLIIDALYAFIDPRIRY